A stretch of Myceligenerans xiligouense DNA encodes these proteins:
- a CDS encoding response regulator transcription factor, with product MTIRVLVADDQEIVRTGLCTILNAQPGIEVVADVADGAQAVSEARRLLPDVCLLDIRMPVLDGVSATRILAGPDVADPLAVVVITTFDLDENVHAALRAGARGFLLKDGGPALLSQAVHAAAAGDALIDPAVTVRLLAHFAQAAPGPAPPPPAAPLTGRERSVLRLVATGSTNAEICDDLHLGLSTVKTHLAAIMTKTGTRNRVEVARWAYEHGIS from the coding sequence ATGACGATCCGCGTACTGGTGGCCGACGACCAGGAGATCGTGCGCACCGGCCTGTGCACGATCCTGAACGCGCAGCCGGGCATCGAGGTCGTCGCGGACGTCGCGGACGGGGCGCAAGCGGTGAGCGAGGCGCGCCGGCTGCTCCCGGACGTCTGCCTCCTCGACATCCGCATGCCGGTACTCGACGGGGTCTCGGCGACCCGGATACTCGCGGGACCGGACGTCGCCGACCCTCTGGCGGTCGTGGTCATCACCACGTTCGACCTGGACGAGAACGTCCACGCCGCCCTGCGCGCGGGGGCGCGCGGATTCCTGCTCAAGGACGGCGGACCCGCCCTGCTCTCGCAGGCCGTGCACGCCGCGGCCGCCGGCGACGCGCTGATCGACCCGGCGGTCACGGTGCGGCTGCTCGCACACTTCGCCCAGGCCGCTCCCGGACCGGCCCCGCCACCGCCGGCGGCGCCACTGACCGGGCGTGAGCGGTCGGTGCTGCGTCTGGTCGCCACGGGCAGCACCAACGCCGAGATCTGCGACGACCTGCACCTCGGGCTCAGCACCGTCAAGACGCACCTGGCGGCGATCATGACGAAGACCGGAACACGCAACCGGGTCGAAGTGGCGCGCTGGGCGTACGAGCACGGTATATCTTGA
- a CDS encoding quinone oxidoreductase family protein, whose translation MRAVMAREAGGPEVLTYDEVPDPTPGPDQILVRVAAAGVNFIDTYRRSGTYPMEFPHVVGSEGAGVVEAVGKDAGGFAVGDRVAWAEAPGSYGELAVVDAAQAIPVPAGLDLETAAALPLQGMTAHYLVASTFEVGPGHDVLLHAGAGGVGLLATQLAVARGGRVISTVSTPEKAALSAGAGAAHTIDYAAMTDVTTELPAVVRDLTDGAGVHVVYDGVGRATFDASLDSLRRRGMLVLFGGASGQVPPFDPQLLSQKGSLYLTRPRLGHYLATRGELEWRAAEVLGAAASGELDVRVGARFPLSDAAEAHRALEGRATTGKVLLLP comes from the coding sequence ATGCGTGCAGTCATGGCCCGTGAAGCGGGCGGTCCAGAGGTCCTGACCTACGACGAGGTTCCCGACCCCACGCCCGGACCGGACCAGATCCTGGTCCGCGTGGCGGCGGCCGGCGTGAACTTCATCGACACGTACCGTCGCTCCGGTACGTATCCCATGGAGTTCCCGCACGTCGTCGGATCCGAGGGAGCCGGAGTCGTCGAGGCGGTCGGCAAGGACGCGGGCGGTTTCGCCGTCGGTGACAGGGTCGCGTGGGCGGAGGCTCCCGGGTCCTACGGGGAACTCGCCGTCGTCGACGCCGCGCAGGCGATCCCGGTGCCCGCCGGCCTCGACCTGGAGACCGCCGCGGCGCTCCCCCTGCAGGGCATGACCGCGCACTACCTCGTCGCCTCGACGTTCGAGGTCGGCCCGGGGCACGACGTGCTGCTGCACGCGGGAGCGGGCGGCGTCGGGCTGCTGGCGACGCAGCTCGCCGTGGCGCGCGGCGGGCGCGTCATCTCGACGGTCTCGACGCCCGAGAAGGCCGCGCTGTCGGCCGGGGCGGGGGCCGCGCACACGATCGACTACGCCGCGATGACCGACGTCACGACCGAACTGCCCGCCGTCGTCCGGGACCTGACGGACGGCGCGGGGGTGCATGTCGTGTACGACGGCGTCGGCCGGGCGACCTTCGACGCCTCGCTGGACTCGCTCCGGCGGCGCGGCATGCTCGTGCTGTTCGGCGGGGCGTCCGGGCAGGTGCCTCCGTTCGACCCGCAGCTCCTGAGCCAGAAGGGCTCGCTGTACCTCACCCGGCCCCGTCTCGGGCACTACCTGGCGACACGCGGCGAGCTCGAGTGGCGCGCGGCCGAGGTGCTGGGGGCGGCCGCGTCCGGCGAGCTCGACGTACGGGTCGGGGCGCGGTTCCCGCTCTCGGACGCCGCCGAGGCGCACCGCGCGCTCGAGGGCCGCGCGACGACGGGCAAGGTCCTGCTGCTGCCGTGA
- a CDS encoding methyltransferase domain-containing protein encodes MADWSPTRYLQFTDERSRSFRDLIAHVAELPAFRDTAPSDVVDLGCGPGHLSGVLRSRWPEAAVTGVDSSPAMIARAREHDPGATYLEGDIGDYAAGRLEVTGADAVVSNAALQWVPEHRKLLPALRDTARRVFAFQVPGNHDAPSHLLLREVAAREPYASALGAPVARRATEDPLGYLDLLAGPGWTLDAWETTYTHLLQGPDPVLRWISATGAQPTLHALHDVDPALRERFEEEYGAALREAYPDRPYGTPLAFRRVFVVASRDPGAVADGR; translated from the coding sequence ATGGCCGACTGGTCCCCCACCCGGTACCTGCAGTTCACCGATGAGCGGTCGCGGTCGTTCCGCGACCTGATCGCCCACGTCGCCGAACTGCCGGCCTTTCGCGACACGGCGCCGTCCGACGTCGTCGACCTGGGGTGCGGGCCGGGACACCTGTCCGGCGTGCTGCGGTCCCGCTGGCCGGAGGCGGCCGTGACGGGCGTCGACTCCTCGCCCGCGATGATCGCGCGAGCACGGGAACACGATCCCGGGGCCACCTACCTCGAGGGCGACATCGGCGACTACGCGGCCGGGCGCCTGGAGGTGACCGGTGCCGACGCCGTGGTGAGCAACGCCGCGCTGCAATGGGTGCCCGAGCACCGGAAACTCCTGCCCGCGCTCCGCGACACCGCACGCCGGGTGTTCGCGTTCCAGGTGCCCGGCAACCACGACGCGCCGTCACACCTGCTGCTGCGTGAGGTCGCCGCACGCGAGCCGTACGCCTCCGCCCTGGGCGCGCCGGTGGCCCGCCGTGCCACCGAGGACCCCCTGGGCTACCTCGACCTGCTCGCGGGGCCGGGCTGGACCCTCGACGCGTGGGAGACCACCTACACCCACCTCCTCCAGGGGCCGGATCCGGTGCTGCGCTGGATCAGCGCCACCGGCGCCCAGCCGACGCTCCACGCGCTCCACGACGTGGACCCCGCGCTCCGGGAGCGGTTCGAGGAAGAGTACGGCGCCGCGCTGCGCGAGGCCTACCCCGACCGGCCCTACGGGACCCCGCTGGCGTTCCGCAGGGTGTTCGTGGTCGCCTCGCGCGACCCCGGGGCCGTGGCGGACGGGCGTTGA
- a CDS encoding SRPBCC family protein, producing MSPSYSVSAEVAASPETVWRIISDVEGMPGWTSSMSSVQIVDGPRPPGVGTAVRVEQPGLPLAVWTVDEWDPPRKFGWTSAVPGVRTQAEHVVEQADAGRSRVTLTITQVGPFARVLGMMTRKRTRALVDTELSGLKDRAESGAR from the coding sequence ATGTCGCCCTCCTACTCGGTGTCCGCCGAGGTCGCCGCGTCGCCGGAGACCGTGTGGCGCATCATCTCCGACGTCGAGGGCATGCCGGGCTGGACGTCGTCGATGAGCTCGGTCCAGATCGTCGACGGACCGCGGCCGCCCGGCGTCGGCACCGCGGTGCGCGTCGAGCAGCCGGGCCTGCCACTCGCGGTCTGGACGGTCGACGAGTGGGACCCGCCGCGCAAGTTCGGCTGGACCAGCGCCGTGCCGGGAGTGCGGACCCAGGCGGAGCATGTCGTCGAGCAGGCCGACGCGGGGCGGTCACGGGTGACCCTCACCATCACTCAGGTCGGGCCGTTCGCCCGGGTGCTCGGCATGATGACCAGGAAGCGCACCCGCGCTCTGGTCGACACCGAACTCTCGGGTCTGAAGGACCGCGCGGAGTCCGGCGCCCGCTGA
- a CDS encoding GNAT family N-acetyltransferase: MTRTIRPLTEADWPAVWPIVEAVCREGETYVYPTDLTEEQARGYWLEPPPGAVVVLEEDGEILGTAKMGPNRPGHGDHIGTASFMVAEAARGRGVARALGEHVIAWHRARGFRGIQFNAVVESNGPAVHLWRTLGFEIVGTVPGAFRSPAHGEVGLHVMFLPLG; encoded by the coding sequence GTGACCCGCACCATCCGACCGCTGACCGAAGCGGACTGGCCCGCGGTCTGGCCGATCGTGGAGGCCGTGTGCCGCGAGGGTGAGACGTACGTCTACCCGACCGACCTCACCGAGGAGCAGGCGCGCGGCTACTGGCTGGAGCCTCCGCCCGGCGCCGTCGTCGTGCTGGAGGAGGACGGCGAGATCCTCGGTACCGCCAAGATGGGGCCGAACCGTCCGGGCCACGGTGACCACATCGGCACGGCCTCGTTCATGGTGGCCGAGGCGGCCCGCGGCCGTGGCGTCGCCCGTGCGCTGGGCGAGCACGTGATCGCCTGGCACCGGGCGCGGGGGTTCCGGGGCATCCAGTTCAACGCGGTGGTCGAGTCGAACGGGCCGGCGGTGCACCTGTGGCGGACGCTCGGGTTCGAGATCGTCGGGACGGTTCCGGGCGCCTTCCGCTCACCCGCGCACGGTGAGGTCGGCCTGCACGTGATGTTCCTGCCGCTCGGCTGA
- a CDS encoding DUF2306 domain-containing protein, producing the protein MPLTTARRTVRPRSRPADWLIPSGLMLLSLVPALGGASRLAELAGHPAVTEENARFVEAPAPVLVHIVAVTVYSLLGALQFSPGFRSRRNGWHRAAGTVLVPAGLATALSGLWMTAFYDLPAKDTAVVNGVRYVVGSVMVTGLVLAVRALLRHDYATHGAWMTRAYALAMGAGTQALLLGPWLVVARPQPDDPATPVVNTVLMTLAWAVNAVVAEWLIRRRRPGRVSR; encoded by the coding sequence ATGCCCCTCACGACCGCCCGCCGGACCGTCCGCCCCCGATCACGCCCCGCCGACTGGCTCATCCCGTCCGGTCTGATGCTGCTGTCCCTCGTGCCGGCCCTCGGCGGCGCCTCGCGCCTGGCCGAACTCGCCGGCCACCCCGCCGTCACCGAGGAGAACGCGCGGTTCGTCGAGGCCCCGGCGCCCGTCCTCGTCCACATCGTGGCCGTCACGGTCTACTCCTTGCTGGGCGCGCTGCAGTTCTCCCCCGGCTTCCGGAGCCGGCGCAACGGCTGGCACCGGGCCGCCGGTACCGTCCTGGTGCCGGCCGGGCTGGCGACCGCGCTGTCGGGCCTGTGGATGACGGCGTTCTACGACCTGCCCGCCAAGGACACGGCAGTGGTCAACGGTGTCCGCTACGTGGTCGGGAGCGTCATGGTGACCGGGCTGGTCCTGGCCGTCCGCGCGCTGCTGCGGCACGACTACGCCACGCACGGCGCCTGGATGACCCGCGCCTACGCCCTGGCGATGGGCGCCGGAACCCAGGCCCTGCTGCTCGGCCCCTGGCTCGTCGTCGCGAGACCCCAACCGGACGATCCCGCGACGCCGGTCGTCAACACGGTCCTGATGACCCTCGCCTGGGCCGTCAACGCCGTCGTGGCCGAATGGCTCATCCGCCGTCGCCGGCCCGGGCGGGTCTCCCGATGA
- a CDS encoding cation diffusion facilitator family transporter, giving the protein MTDHAHDHAHAGDPAAPGHRRRLAVAFGVGAAVLVAQAVGAWITGSLALLVDTAHVLTDVAGLGIALVAATLALRPPTPQRTWGFRRAEVLAAGAQAAVLLAVGVYALVEGVLRLFEPDEVPGIELLVFGVVGLAGNLVGLAVLAGARSASFNLRAAFLEVLNDALGSVGVIVAAVVIATTGWQRADALAGLAIAALILPRAVRLLLETGSVLLESAPPGLDLGAVRARLLAVDHVAEVHDLHASLVATGLPTLSAHVVVHDACFRDGCAPQVLDALQQCVATEFAVSVEHSTFQLEPAGHIGHETSRHA; this is encoded by the coding sequence ATGACCGATCACGCACACGATCACGCACACGCCGGCGATCCCGCCGCGCCGGGCCACCGGCGCCGGCTCGCGGTCGCCTTCGGCGTCGGCGCGGCCGTCCTCGTCGCCCAGGCCGTCGGCGCCTGGATCACCGGCAGCCTCGCGCTGCTCGTCGACACCGCGCACGTGCTGACCGACGTCGCCGGCCTCGGGATCGCGCTGGTCGCCGCCACGCTCGCCCTGCGTCCGCCCACCCCGCAGCGAACGTGGGGCTTCCGCCGTGCCGAGGTGCTCGCCGCCGGCGCCCAGGCCGCCGTGCTGCTCGCCGTCGGTGTCTACGCGCTGGTGGAGGGCGTGCTGCGGCTCTTCGAGCCCGACGAGGTACCAGGGATCGAGCTGCTGGTCTTCGGGGTCGTGGGGCTCGCGGGGAACCTCGTGGGGCTGGCGGTGCTGGCCGGGGCGCGATCGGCGTCGTTCAACCTCCGCGCCGCGTTCCTGGAGGTACTGAACGACGCCCTGGGCTCCGTCGGCGTCATCGTGGCGGCCGTGGTGATCGCCACCACTGGCTGGCAGCGGGCCGATGCCCTGGCGGGCCTCGCCATCGCCGCGCTCATCCTGCCGCGGGCGGTGCGGCTCCTGCTCGAGACCGGCTCCGTGCTCCTGGAGTCCGCGCCACCGGGGCTCGACCTCGGGGCGGTGCGGGCGCGCCTGCTCGCCGTGGACCACGTGGCGGAGGTGCACGACCTGCACGCCTCGCTCGTCGCCACGGGCCTGCCGACGCTGTCGGCCCACGTCGTCGTGCACGATGCCTGCTTCCGGGACGGCTGCGCGCCCCAGGTCCTGGACGCGCTGCAGCAGTGCGTCGCCACCGAGTTCGCGGTGAGCGTCGAGCACTCGACCTTCCAGCTCGAGCCCGCAGGGCACATCGGCCACGAGACCTCGCGGCACGCATGA
- a CDS encoding SDR family NAD(P)-dependent oxidoreductase, with protein sequence MPDIVPPARTALVTGASRGIGREIALGLARAGLDVALLARDEQRLAEVAEQVRDLGRTAVVLSADVTSEAEVRDAVARAERPGDGLGSIDLLVNNAGRLEPEAPLWEADPGDWWATFEANVRGVFLLDRHVVPGMLARGGGRVVDLASGASTHEGPFGHSAYNASKTALVRMGAALHAEGHDRGLRVFELAPGVVKTAMSTALAIHADRTEWTPPERVTDLVDAIAAGSLDACSGWLVRATHDTPESLRELAAAAEGGPAPATARRRLRVLPAGNEDPLRELLTGR encoded by the coding sequence GTGCCTGACATCGTCCCGCCCGCGCGGACCGCGCTCGTGACCGGCGCGTCACGGGGGATCGGGCGCGAGATCGCGCTCGGCCTGGCGCGCGCGGGACTCGACGTGGCCCTGCTCGCCCGGGACGAGCAGCGCCTGGCCGAGGTCGCGGAGCAGGTCCGCGATCTCGGCCGCACCGCCGTCGTGCTCAGCGCCGACGTCACCTCGGAGGCCGAGGTGCGCGACGCCGTCGCGCGGGCCGAGCGACCGGGCGACGGCCTCGGGTCCATCGACCTGCTGGTGAACAACGCCGGCCGGCTCGAACCCGAGGCGCCGCTCTGGGAGGCCGACCCCGGGGACTGGTGGGCCACCTTCGAAGCCAACGTGCGCGGCGTCTTCCTGCTCGACCGTCATGTGGTGCCCGGCATGCTGGCGCGCGGCGGCGGCCGGGTCGTCGACCTCGCCTCCGGGGCGAGCACGCACGAAGGCCCGTTCGGGCACTCCGCCTACAACGCCAGCAAGACCGCGCTGGTCCGGATGGGCGCCGCCCTGCACGCCGAGGGCCACGACCGCGGGCTGCGTGTCTTCGAGCTCGCCCCCGGGGTGGTCAAGACGGCCATGTCGACCGCCCTGGCCATCCACGCCGACCGCACCGAGTGGACCCCGCCCGAGCGTGTGACCGACCTGGTGGACGCGATCGCGGCCGGGAGCCTGGACGCCTGTTCCGGCTGGCTCGTCCGCGCCACCCACGACACCCCCGAGTCGCTCCGGGAACTCGCCGCCGCGGCGGAGGGCGGGCCCGCGCCCGCCACGGCCCGCCGGCGGCTCCGCGTGCTGCCCGCCGGGAACGAGGATCCCCTGCGCGAACTCCTCACGGGACGGTGA
- the pheT gene encoding phenylalanine--tRNA ligase subunit beta, giving the protein MPRIVKDWLADHVELPAGLTAEQLAEALVKVGLEEEEIHPAAVTGPLVVGRVLEQHPEPQKNGKTINWCQVDVGAHNQDGKPVADGGTPRGIVCGAHNFGVGDLVVVSLPGTTLPGGFEIAARKTYGHVSDGMICSPAELGLGGDAGGIIVLPRDMGFAEQDLTPGQDAIALLGLGEEVLEINVTPDRGYAFSYRGVAREYAHSTGAKFTDRGALTGEEPAATPDGFEVRLQDAEPIDGRVGCDRFVTRIVRGIDPAAPSPEWMRSRLENSGMRSISLAVDVTNYVMLDLGQPLHAYDLAQVTAPLVVRRAAPGEKLTTLDDVERTLHAEDLLITDSPDGATGSRVLSLAGVMGGASSEISGNTTDVLVEAAHFEPITVARTARRHKLPTEGAKRWERGVDPLLPAVAAQRVVDLLVEFGGGTADPAVADVGITGATGSATPIVLRATEPTRLSGVEYTPEQVRSTLEEVGCHVTLSPAEGTPAAGPGTDQVETFAVTPPSWRPDLTDPADLVEEVVRIQGYDEIPSVLPKAPGGRGLTAEQRTRRSVARALAEAGFVEVLSYPFVGAADYDALGLPGDDARRTSVRLANPLAEDRPYMRTNLLVTLLETARRNVSRGLSDLAVFETGLVTRPVPDAPSAPVLRGGARPSDAELDALAAATPDQPRRVAGVLTGKRVAAGWWGKGRAADWADALDAARLVAERAGVEVTVTADSEHMPWHPGRCAKLEATDSAGRTHLIGHAGELHPKVVEALGLPARASAFEVSLSALVAVAPGDPVAAMPVSAFPAAKEDFAFVVDAGLPAATLRDAIVSGGGDLLEDVSLFDIFTGDQIGEGRKSLAYAVRLRAADRTLSADEVRAAREAIVAAAGKAGAVLRA; this is encoded by the coding sequence GTGCCCCGCATCGTGAAGGACTGGCTCGCCGACCACGTCGAGCTGCCCGCCGGGCTCACGGCCGAGCAGCTCGCCGAGGCCCTGGTGAAGGTCGGCCTGGAGGAAGAGGAGATCCACCCCGCGGCCGTGACCGGGCCGCTCGTGGTGGGCAGGGTGCTGGAACAGCATCCGGAGCCGCAGAAGAACGGCAAGACGATCAACTGGTGCCAGGTCGACGTCGGCGCGCACAACCAGGACGGGAAGCCCGTCGCCGACGGCGGCACGCCGCGTGGCATCGTCTGCGGCGCGCACAACTTCGGCGTCGGCGACCTCGTGGTCGTCTCGCTGCCCGGCACGACGCTGCCCGGCGGGTTCGAGATCGCCGCGCGCAAGACCTACGGCCACGTCTCCGACGGCATGATCTGCTCCCCGGCCGAGCTCGGCCTGGGCGGCGACGCCGGCGGGATCATCGTGCTGCCGCGCGACATGGGCTTCGCCGAGCAGGACCTGACCCCGGGCCAGGACGCGATCGCGCTGCTCGGCCTCGGCGAGGAGGTCCTGGAGATCAACGTGACGCCCGATCGCGGGTACGCGTTCAGCTACCGCGGCGTGGCGCGCGAGTACGCGCACTCCACGGGCGCGAAGTTCACCGACCGTGGTGCGCTCACCGGCGAGGAGCCGGCCGCGACGCCGGACGGGTTCGAGGTGCGGCTGCAGGACGCGGAGCCGATCGACGGACGGGTCGGCTGCGACCGGTTCGTCACGCGGATCGTGCGAGGGATCGACCCGGCCGCACCCTCGCCCGAGTGGATGCGCAGCCGCCTGGAGAACTCCGGGATGCGCTCCATCTCGCTCGCCGTGGACGTCACGAACTACGTGATGCTCGACCTCGGCCAGCCGCTGCACGCCTACGATCTCGCGCAGGTCACCGCGCCGCTGGTGGTGCGCCGTGCGGCCCCGGGGGAGAAGCTCACCACGCTGGACGACGTCGAGCGCACCCTGCACGCCGAGGACCTGCTCATCACCGACTCGCCGGACGGGGCCACGGGATCCCGCGTGCTGAGCCTGGCGGGCGTGATGGGGGGCGCGTCCTCCGAGATCTCCGGGAACACCACGGATGTGCTGGTCGAAGCCGCGCACTTCGAGCCCATCACGGTCGCGCGGACGGCACGCCGGCACAAGCTCCCGACAGAGGGTGCCAAGCGTTGGGAGCGCGGAGTCGACCCGCTGCTGCCTGCCGTCGCGGCACAGCGGGTGGTCGACCTGCTCGTGGAGTTCGGCGGTGGCACGGCGGACCCGGCCGTGGCCGACGTCGGGATCACCGGCGCGACCGGCTCGGCGACCCCGATCGTCCTGCGGGCGACGGAGCCGACGCGGCTCTCGGGCGTCGAGTACACGCCCGAGCAGGTGCGGTCGACCCTCGAGGAGGTCGGGTGCCACGTGACCCTGTCTCCCGCGGAGGGGACACCCGCCGCAGGACCGGGCACCGATCAGGTCGAGACCTTCGCCGTCACGCCCCCGTCCTGGCGCCCCGACCTGACCGACCCGGCCGACCTGGTCGAGGAGGTGGTGCGCATCCAGGGCTACGACGAGATCCCGTCCGTGCTGCCCAAGGCGCCGGGCGGACGCGGTCTGACCGCCGAGCAGCGCACCCGCCGCTCCGTCGCGCGCGCTCTCGCCGAGGCCGGTTTCGTCGAGGTGCTCAGCTACCCGTTCGTCGGCGCGGCCGACTACGACGCCCTCGGCCTGCCGGGGGACGACGCGCGCCGTACCTCCGTCCGGCTCGCGAACCCGCTGGCCGAGGACCGCCCCTACATGCGGACGAACCTCCTGGTCACGCTCCTGGAGACCGCGAGGCGCAACGTGTCGCGCGGGCTGTCCGACCTGGCCGTGTTCGAGACCGGCCTCGTGACGCGCCCGGTGCCGGACGCGCCGTCGGCTCCCGTCCTGCGGGGCGGTGCGCGCCCGTCGGACGCCGAGCTGGACGCGCTCGCCGCCGCGACGCCGGATCAGCCGCGCCGGGTCGCGGGCGTCCTCACGGGCAAGCGGGTCGCCGCGGGATGGTGGGGCAAGGGCCGCGCCGCCGACTGGGCCGACGCGCTCGACGCGGCACGCCTGGTCGCGGAACGTGCGGGTGTCGAGGTCACGGTCACGGCGGACTCCGAGCACATGCCGTGGCACCCGGGTCGCTGCGCGAAGCTGGAGGCGACCGACTCCGCCGGCCGCACCCACCTGATCGGCCACGCCGGCGAGCTGCACCCCAAGGTGGTCGAGGCGCTCGGGCTGCCCGCCCGGGCCTCCGCCTTCGAGGTCAGCCTGTCGGCACTCGTCGCCGTGGCGCCGGGCGATCCCGTGGCGGCCATGCCGGTCTCCGCGTTCCCGGCGGCGAAGGAGGACTTCGCGTTCGTGGTCGACGCCGGACTGCCGGCCGCCACGCTGCGGGACGCGATCGTGTCCGGCGGCGGTGACCTGCTCGAGGACGTGAGCCTGTTCGACATCTTCACGGGTGACCAGATCGGCGAAGGCCGCAAGTCCCTGGCCTACGCCGTGCGGCTGCGCGCGGCCGACCGCACGCTGTCGGCCGACGAGGTCCGCGCGGCGCGCGAGGCCATCGTCGCCGCCGCCGGAAAAGCCGGGGCGGTACTGCGTGCCTGA
- a CDS encoding sensor histidine kinase — protein MRTADGQALRRPFGAALRRTAAPGATAPARRDWIIVGAAGAGVVVETALRQDLAWPVASALAALAVLAALPWRRVRPFAVVAWTFGIGAAHDLADIVAGHGSTGLYSAAVAVLAPYALFRWGSGRAILAGGPLIAGGFALSVVAGVGGVDDAIGGATVIVLVALIGEVARQRSTARARELDRVRAREREAVARDLHDTVAHHLSAVAVRAQAGQVSAAAESGGADGHAAAVEALRLVEAEARRALAEMRSLVGVLRSETPQELTRGLDRLQDLADPGPPPVRLDVADDVEPLPAATSTAVVRIAQEAVANARRHARGATGIAVTLKRREGALDLVVHDDGTSAPHAWRGPGHEPSSDAGFGLTGMNERARALGGTLAAGPDDVRGWTVHAVLPVPATPHESRGTEAR, from the coding sequence ATGCGGACCGCGGACGGGCAGGCGCTCCGGCGCCCGTTCGGCGCCGCCCTGCGACGAACCGCGGCACCAGGAGCCACGGCGCCCGCGCGACGCGACTGGATCATCGTGGGTGCGGCGGGGGCCGGTGTCGTCGTCGAGACCGCGCTCCGCCAGGACCTGGCCTGGCCGGTGGCCTCGGCACTGGCCGCCCTCGCGGTTCTCGCGGCCCTCCCGTGGCGACGCGTGCGCCCGTTCGCCGTGGTCGCCTGGACGTTCGGGATCGGCGCGGCGCACGACCTCGCCGACATCGTGGCGGGGCACGGATCCACCGGACTGTACTCCGCGGCGGTCGCGGTCCTCGCGCCGTACGCGCTCTTCCGCTGGGGCTCGGGCCGCGCGATCCTGGCGGGCGGGCCCTTGATCGCCGGCGGCTTCGCCCTGTCGGTCGTCGCCGGCGTGGGCGGTGTCGACGACGCGATCGGAGGCGCCACGGTGATCGTCCTCGTCGCGCTCATCGGCGAGGTGGCACGCCAGCGGTCGACGGCGCGAGCTCGCGAGCTGGACCGCGTCCGGGCACGCGAGCGCGAGGCCGTGGCCCGCGACCTGCACGACACCGTCGCCCATCATCTGTCCGCCGTCGCCGTGCGGGCACAGGCGGGGCAGGTCAGCGCGGCCGCAGAGAGCGGCGGGGCCGACGGCCACGCCGCGGCGGTCGAAGCACTCCGTCTCGTGGAGGCCGAGGCGCGCCGCGCCCTCGCGGAGATGCGATCCCTGGTCGGCGTGCTCCGCAGCGAGACGCCCCAGGAGCTGACCCGCGGCCTGGACCGCCTCCAGGACCTGGCCGACCCCGGCCCGCCCCCGGTGCGCCTGGACGTGGCCGACGACGTCGAACCCCTCCCGGCTGCCACCAGCACCGCCGTCGTCCGCATCGCCCAGGAGGCCGTCGCCAACGCCCGGCGCCACGCACGCGGCGCCACGGGCATCGCCGTCACGCTGAAGCGCCGCGAAGGGGCCCTGGACCTGGTCGTGCACGACGACGGTACGTCCGCGCCGCACGCCTGGCGCGGACCCGGCCACGAGCCGTCGTCGGACGCGGGATTCGGGCTGACCGGGATGAACGAGCGGGCACGCGCCCTCGGTGGAACGCTCGCGGCCGGGCCCGACGACGTGCGCGGCTGGACCGTGCACGCCGTACTTCCCGTCCCGGCGACGCCGCACGAAAGCCGCGGCACGGAGGCCCGATGA
- a CDS encoding LLM class F420-dependent oxidoreductase has protein sequence MTERPVRIGVQIQPQHADYSEIRDAVLRAEDLGVDVIFNWDHFYPLSGDPDGKHFECWTMLGAWAEQTERVEIGALVSCNSYRNPDLLADMARTVDHMSGGRLILGIGAGWFERDYDEFGYEFGTAGSRIADLAAAMPRITRRLAAGNPAPTRDIPIMIGGGGEKKTLRIVAEHADIWHTFGTVDVLTRKSGILDEHGAAVGRDTGRLVERSVGVAGDPAEKGELLVAAGATLLTIGLDGPDYDLSGVKRWIDWRDARGGA, from the coding sequence ATGACTGAGCGACCCGTCCGCATCGGAGTCCAGATCCAACCGCAGCACGCCGACTACAGCGAGATCCGCGACGCCGTCCTGCGCGCCGAGGACCTCGGCGTCGACGTCATCTTCAACTGGGACCACTTCTACCCGCTCTCCGGGGACCCCGACGGCAAGCACTTCGAGTGCTGGACCATGCTCGGCGCCTGGGCGGAGCAGACCGAGCGTGTCGAGATCGGTGCGCTCGTGAGCTGCAACTCCTACCGCAACCCGGATCTGCTGGCCGACATGGCACGCACCGTCGACCACATGTCGGGCGGCCGCCTGATCCTCGGCATCGGCGCCGGCTGGTTCGAGCGAGACTACGACGAGTTCGGCTACGAGTTCGGCACCGCCGGTTCCCGCATCGCCGACCTCGCGGCGGCGATGCCCCGCATCACCCGGCGGCTCGCGGCCGGGAACCCCGCCCCCACACGGGACATCCCGATCATGATCGGTGGTGGCGGCGAGAAGAAGACCCTGCGGATCGTCGCCGAGCACGCCGACATCTGGCACACCTTCGGCACCGTGGACGTCCTGACCCGGAAGTCGGGGATCCTGGACGAGCACGGGGCCGCCGTCGGGCGCGACACCGGGAGGCTCGTCGAGCGGTCGGTCGGCGTCGCCGGCGACCCGGCCGAGAAGGGCGAGCTGCTGGTGGCCGCGGGCGCCACGCTGCTCACCATCGGCCTGGACGGCCCCGACTACGACTTGTCGGGCGTCAAGCGCTGGATCGACTGGCGCGACGCACGGGGTGGTGCCTGA